One window of Flavobacterium dauae genomic DNA carries:
- a CDS encoding TlpA disulfide reductase family protein → MIHKLTLFSIFLLTTFTTKAQHTIEGKVVGFANGTKVYINKKSDDNFIKIDSTEIQNNQFTFKDNFTPETDLYFIELGQTQEYMFPFIFEKGHIKFIFDQDKPSETKVNGTKNNDLMTFYNEEAFKIQDEIMDFQQKNQSKFLEAQQKGDQETMESLMKEVDKIQEKYVDQNKKFISTYKDSYVSLLLLEQLALSDALKIDEFKKYYNNLETSIKNTKKGKEFAETLKEIEATQKENEVKQQQVSIGKKAPDFTANTPDGKPESLHKNLGKVTLVDFWASWCGPCRKENPNVVALYNKYKNKGLKIIGVSLDKDKNAWVNAIKNDELTWLQISNLKFWDDEIAKEYAVDAIPATFLLDANGTIVAKNLRDEELEAKVAELLK, encoded by the coding sequence ATGATACACAAACTAACACTATTTAGCATTTTTCTATTAACCACTTTTACAACCAAAGCTCAACATACCATAGAAGGAAAGGTTGTAGGTTTTGCTAACGGAACAAAAGTTTACATAAACAAAAAAAGTGATGATAATTTTATAAAAATAGATTCTACCGAAATTCAAAATAACCAATTTACATTTAAAGATAATTTTACCCCCGAAACCGACCTGTACTTTATAGAATTAGGACAAACACAAGAATATATGTTTCCGTTTATTTTTGAAAAAGGGCACATTAAATTTATTTTCGATCAAGACAAACCGTCTGAAACTAAAGTTAACGGTACTAAAAATAACGATTTAATGACTTTTTATAATGAAGAAGCTTTTAAAATTCAAGATGAAATAATGGATTTTCAACAAAAAAATCAATCAAAATTTTTAGAAGCTCAACAAAAAGGCGACCAAGAAACCATGGAGTCGTTAATGAAAGAAGTTGATAAAATTCAAGAAAAATATGTAGATCAAAACAAAAAATTTATATCAACTTATAAAGACTCTTATGTTTCATTATTGTTATTAGAACAATTAGCACTAAGTGATGCCTTAAAAATTGATGAATTTAAAAAATATTACAACAATTTAGAAACATCAATTAAAAACACAAAAAAAGGTAAAGAATTTGCAGAAACTTTAAAAGAAATAGAAGCTACACAGAAAGAAAACGAAGTAAAGCAACAACAAGTATCTATTGGCAAAAAAGCTCCTGATTTTACAGCCAACACTCCGGACGGAAAACCGGAATCGTTACATAAAAACTTAGGAAAAGTAACTTTGGTAGATTTTTGGGCATCTTGGTGTGGACCTTGTCGTAAAGAAAACCCTAACGTTGTAGCACTTTACAACAAATACAAAAATAAAGGTTTAAAAATTATTGGAGTTTCTTTAGATAAAGACAAAAACGCTTGGGTTAATGCAATTAAAAATGATGAATTAACTTGGTTACAAATATCAAACTTAAAATTTTGGGACGATGAAATTGCAAAAGAATATGCAGTTGATGCAATTCCTGCAACGTTCCTATTAGATGCGAACGGAACAATCGTTGCAAAAAATTTAAGAGATGAAGAACTAGAAGCAAAAGTTGCAGAACTTTTAAAATAA
- a CDS encoding substrate-binding domain-containing protein, with protein MKTVRIVGVPEHFNFPWQLTIDEGMFNEVGIDVNWTDVPEGTGKMCELLRTNQTDLAVILTEGILKDIANGNESVILQTFVQSPLQWGIHVNAESNYKTVDDLFGKTAAISRYGSGSELMTYVNAANNNWDFDSVKFEIVNTLNGSVEALSANKADYFMWDRFMTQPIVDKGIFRRVDVCPTPWPCFMIVARKEFYQQNKAMVDNLLGIINQTTTEFKMIPSIDRTLASVFNQKLEDIQQWLQITRWSQKKLTEAQFNQIISDLIQFKIINQPLKYFEVVV; from the coding sequence ATGAAAACCGTTAGAATTGTTGGCGTGCCCGAACATTTTAATTTTCCTTGGCAGCTAACTATTGATGAAGGAATGTTTAATGAAGTTGGTATTGATGTGAATTGGACCGATGTACCGGAAGGAACCGGCAAAATGTGCGAGCTGTTACGTACCAACCAAACCGATTTAGCCGTTATTTTAACCGAAGGTATTTTAAAAGATATTGCAAACGGAAACGAATCGGTTATTCTGCAAACGTTTGTACAGTCGCCTTTACAATGGGGAATTCACGTAAATGCAGAAAGCAACTATAAAACGGTTGACGATTTATTTGGAAAAACAGCTGCTATTTCGCGTTATGGTTCGGGTTCTGAATTAATGACGTACGTGAATGCGGCAAATAATAATTGGGATTTTGATTCGGTAAAATTCGAAATCGTAAATACGTTAAATGGCTCGGTTGAAGCATTATCAGCCAACAAAGCCGATTATTTTATGTGGGACCGATTTATGACCCAGCCCATTGTTGATAAAGGAATTTTTAGACGAGTAGATGTTTGCCCTACACCTTGGCCGTGTTTTATGATTGTTGCCCGAAAAGAATTTTATCAGCAAAACAAAGCAATGGTTGATAATTTGTTAGGTATCATTAATCAAACAACAACCGAATTTAAAATGATACCAAGTATTGACCGAACCTTGGCAAGCGTTTTCAATCAAAAATTAGAAGATATTCAGCAATGGTTACAAATAACCAGATGGTCGCAAAAAAAACTAACCGAAGCACAGTTTAACCAAATTATTTCCGATTTAATACAATTTAAAATAATAAACCAGCCTTTAAAATATTTCGAAGTTGTTGTTTAA
- a CDS encoding ZIP family metal transporter produces METYLLPFLAVVLGYFLAITVKPAKKKTIKLLLAFSGSFLLTMTVSHLLPEVYAYVIEGNHTEVIAEQVDPSMVQYLNDHNHEEHSHDSYDNHNHSEADSSKQHNHDHGAMKEIGLFIMLGIVFQIILEYFSKGAEHGHVHVHEKMTSMPWLLFGSLCLHALFEGMPVSQHTHLAWAIAIHHFPIAIILTLFFLQAELNKKFVFMFMIAFALMTPLGTYLSANLSFLIDYYVPISAFVIGILFHISSTIIFESSEGHKFNLAKLLAIIIGIAFGVFV; encoded by the coding sequence ATGGAAACATATTTATTACCCTTTTTAGCTGTTGTATTAGGATATTTTTTAGCAATAACTGTAAAACCAGCCAAAAAGAAAACCATAAAATTGCTGTTGGCTTTCAGTGGTTCTTTTTTGTTGACAATGACGGTTTCGCATTTGTTGCCCGAAGTTTATGCCTATGTTATTGAAGGAAATCATACTGAAGTTATTGCCGAACAAGTAGATCCTTCTATGGTGCAGTATTTAAATGATCACAATCATGAAGAGCACTCACACGATTCTTATGATAACCATAATCATTCTGAAGCTGATAGTTCAAAGCAACACAACCACGACCACGGTGCAATGAAAGAAATTGGGTTGTTTATAATGTTGGGTATTGTTTTTCAGATTATTTTAGAATATTTTTCTAAAGGTGCAGAACACGGTCACGTACACGTACACGAAAAAATGACATCGATGCCCTGGCTTTTGTTTGGCAGCTTATGTTTACACGCCTTGTTTGAAGGAATGCCTGTAAGCCAGCACACACATTTGGCGTGGGCAATTGCCATACATCATTTCCCAATCGCGATTATATTAACGTTATTCTTTTTACAGGCAGAATTAAACAAAAAATTTGTTTTTATGTTTATGATCGCTTTTGCATTAATGACTCCGCTTGGAACTTATTTATCGGCAAACTTATCGTTCTTAATTGATTATTATGTACCAATTTCGGCATTTGTAATAGGTATTTTATTTCATATTTCATCAACCATAATCTTTGAAAGCAGCGAAGGTCATAAATTTAATTTAGCCAAATTATTAGCAATTATTATAGGTATTGCTTTTGGAGTTTTTGTTTAA
- a CDS encoding succinate CoA transferase: MDRILFPAYADKITTADKAALLIENNQVVGASGFTKAGDSKSVLPAFAKRAENEDVAITLITGASLGYTTDADLAENNALIRRMPFMADPALRKSINDYRLKYIDQHLSETVEQLICGHIAPVDVAIIEASLIDENGNIVPTTSIGNSAFFASQAKKIIIEINTKIPLSFKGIHDCSVPNSYPNRDVINIQNPTDRIGKPFIEIDPEKVIAVVYTDITDQPAVVAEPDETTTAISKHLLNFFENEVQKGKLTYSLLPLQAGIGKIANAVLMGFKDSKFKNLTMYSEVLQDSTFELIDSGNLDFASGSSITVSEGCYEKLLTNFNQYKSKLILRPQNISNAPEVVRRLGVIGINTAIEFDIYGNVNSTHISGSKMMNGIGGSGDFARNAYLSIFVCPAASKENKISHVVPMVTHHDHTEHDVDVLVTDQGLADLRGLSPRERAKVIIENCVHPDFKEEIRDYFQRASNETGGQTPHILEEVFKFHNRLKQTGSMQKQKTLA, encoded by the coding sequence ATGGATAGAATTTTATTTCCAGCTTACGCTGACAAGATTACTACTGCTGATAAAGCGGCATTATTAATTGAAAATAATCAGGTAGTAGGTGCAAGCGGATTTACCAAAGCAGGTGACAGCAAATCGGTTTTGCCGGCTTTTGCAAAAAGAGCAGAAAATGAAGATGTGGCAATAACTTTGATTACAGGTGCTTCTTTAGGATATACCACTGATGCCGATTTGGCCGAAAATAATGCTTTAATACGCAGAATGCCTTTTATGGCAGATCCGGCGTTGCGAAAATCAATTAACGATTATCGTTTAAAATATATTGATCAACATTTAAGCGAAACGGTAGAACAACTTATCTGCGGGCATATTGCTCCGGTTGATGTGGCTATTATTGAAGCATCGCTGATTGATGAAAATGGAAACATTGTACCAACAACTTCAATAGGAAACTCGGCTTTTTTTGCCTCACAGGCTAAAAAAATCATTATAGAAATCAACACAAAAATACCTTTGTCATTTAAAGGAATTCACGATTGTTCGGTGCCAAATTCGTATCCCAATCGCGATGTGATTAATATCCAAAACCCAACAGACCGGATTGGAAAACCTTTCATAGAGATTGATCCTGAAAAAGTAATTGCCGTGGTTTATACCGATATTACTGATCAACCGGCAGTGGTTGCCGAACCCGATGAAACAACAACTGCCATTTCAAAACATCTTTTAAATTTCTTTGAAAATGAGGTTCAAAAAGGTAAACTGACTTACAGTTTATTGCCACTACAAGCAGGAATTGGTAAAATTGCAAACGCTGTTTTAATGGGTTTTAAAGATTCAAAATTTAAAAATTTGACGATGTATTCCGAAGTTTTGCAAGATTCTACTTTTGAATTGATCGATTCGGGAAATCTTGATTTTGCTTCAGGATCTTCAATCACAGTATCTGAAGGATGTTATGAAAAATTATTAACGAATTTTAATCAATATAAAAGCAAATTGATTTTACGCCCGCAAAACATTTCGAATGCTCCGGAAGTTGTTCGCAGATTAGGTGTTATCGGAATTAACACGGCTATTGAATTTGATATTTACGGCAATGTGAATTCCACACATATTTCGGGCAGTAAAATGATGAACGGTATTGGCGGTTCGGGCGATTTTGCCCGCAATGCGTATCTAAGTATTTTTGTTTGTCCGGCAGCATCAAAAGAAAATAAAATATCACACGTGGTACCAATGGTAACGCATCACGATCATACCGAACACGATGTAGATGTTTTAGTAACCGATCAAGGTTTGGCAGATTTACGTGGATTATCGCCAAGAGAACGAGCCAAAGTGATTATTGAAAACTGTGTGCATCCTGATTTTAAAGAAGAAATACGCGATTATTTTCAACGAGCATCCAATGAAACCGGCGGACAAACACCACATATTTTAGAAGAAGTTTTTAAATTTCATAACCGTTTAAAGCAAACGGGAAGTATGCAAAAACAAAAAACACTTGCTTAA
- a CDS encoding MATE family efflux transporter, which yields MNLKKYTQEFNYNFKLAYPIILAMLGHTVVGIIDNIMVGKIGATELAAASLANSFVFIALSVGVGFSTAITPLIAASDTENDIVKGRNVFVNGVFLCTLLGLMLFVLLYFLKPFIDLMKQPSEVTQMAKPFLDIVALSLVPLVIYQGFKQFADGKSQTKYSMYATIIANIVNVVFNYLLIYGVWIFPEMGMMGAAYGTLISRSVMLLYFVVVLYQLNVFTPYLQKISLKEINFKTSKYIASIGIPSSMQSLFEVALFTGAVWISGMLGTQAQAANQIALSMASMTFMFASGLSVAGMIRVGNQKGLKDYIKMETVAKSIMLMTFILYCGFALFFILFHSYIPLLFLDINDTEQLLMNQQVIEIAGKLLLIAAIFQISDGIQVTALGALRGLQDVNLPMVITFISYWVVGFPLCIYLGLYTNLKAEGIWYGLLAGLTVAAIFSYLRFNYMSKKYINNNIKI from the coding sequence ATGAATTTAAAAAAATACACTCAAGAGTTTAACTATAATTTTAAGCTGGCATATCCAATAATCTTAGCAATGCTGGGGCATACCGTTGTGGGAATTATCGACAATATTATGGTGGGAAAAATTGGTGCTACAGAACTGGCTGCGGCTTCATTGGCTAATAGCTTTGTTTTTATTGCATTATCTGTAGGCGTAGGCTTTTCAACTGCAATAACTCCATTAATAGCGGCTTCAGATACTGAAAATGACATTGTTAAAGGTAGAAATGTTTTTGTAAACGGTGTGTTTTTATGTACGCTTTTAGGGTTAATGCTATTCGTTTTACTGTATTTTTTAAAACCATTTATCGATTTAATGAAGCAACCTTCCGAAGTTACCCAAATGGCAAAACCGTTTTTAGACATTGTAGCACTTTCGTTGGTTCCGTTGGTTATTTATCAGGGATTTAAACAATTTGCCGATGGAAAATCGCAAACAAAATATTCAATGTATGCCACCATTATTGCCAATATTGTAAATGTGGTTTTTAATTACCTGTTAATTTACGGTGTGTGGATTTTCCCCGAAATGGGTATGATGGGTGCAGCCTATGGAACTTTAATTTCCCGAAGTGTAATGTTGTTGTATTTTGTTGTTGTTTTATACCAATTAAACGTTTTTACACCATATCTGCAAAAAATATCATTAAAAGAAATTAACTTTAAAACATCTAAATATATTGCAAGTATAGGCATTCCGTCGTCTATGCAATCGTTATTTGAAGTTGCTTTGTTTACAGGTGCCGTATGGATTTCGGGAATGTTAGGAACCCAAGCGCAGGCAGCTAATCAAATTGCCTTATCAATGGCATCAATGACGTTTATGTTTGCATCAGGTTTGAGTGTAGCCGGGATGATTCGCGTTGGTAATCAAAAAGGATTGAAAGACTACATTAAAATGGAAACCGTTGCAAAATCAATTATGTTAATGACTTTTATTTTGTATTGCGGATTTGCCCTGTTTTTTATCCTTTTTCATAGTTATATTCCTTTGTTATTCTTAGATATTAACGATACCGAGCAACTTTTAATGAATCAGCAAGTAATTGAAATCGCCGGAAAATTATTGTTAATTGCCGCTATTTTTCAAATATCCGATGGCATTCAGGTAACAGCTTTAGGAGCTTTACGTGGTTTACAAGATGTTAATTTACCAATGGTTATTACCTTTATTTCTTATTGGGTTGTGGGATTCCCTCTTTGCATTTATTTAGGATTGTACACCAATTTAAAAGCCGAAGGTATTTGGTACGGATTATTAGCAGGACTAACCGTTGCTGCAATTTTTTCGTATCTTCGCTTTAATTATATGTCAAAAAAATATATTAATAACAACATTAAAATTTAA
- a CDS encoding TlpA disulfide reductase family protein yields the protein MKKIFALAFTAAVLVSCNKDGYTINGEVKGFADGTKVYINKQDENGFTKIDSTVVKGGLFEFKNSKTPEVDLYFVELDTTKMFMFPLVLEKGEIKFTFDKANQESTKITGTRNNDLMTSYNEEASKIQKEIMDFQNQNDAKFREAQQKGDQATMQALSNEMMNLQNKYVDQNKKFIGTNKDSYISLLLLTQLAMSDALTTEEIKKYYNAFDASIKDTKKGKEFADNLKKIEENEKQHAAKQEKVAIGKKAPDFTANTPEGKAESLHKNLGKVTLVDFWASWCGPCRKENPNVVALYNKYKAQGFKVIGVSLDKDKENWVKAIADDKLDWLQISNLKYWDDEIAKEYAVDAIPATFLLDANGTIVAKNLRGAELEAKVAELLK from the coding sequence ATGAAAAAAATTTTTGCGCTTGCGTTTACCGCGGCAGTTTTAGTTTCTTGTAACAAAGACGGGTACACAATTAACGGTGAAGTAAAAGGTTTTGCAGACGGAACTAAAGTTTATATCAACAAACAAGATGAAAATGGATTTACCAAAATAGATTCAACGGTAGTTAAAGGCGGATTATTTGAATTTAAAAACAGTAAAACTCCAGAAGTTGATTTGTATTTTGTTGAATTGGATACTACAAAAATGTTTATGTTTCCATTAGTATTAGAGAAAGGCGAAATTAAATTTACTTTTGATAAAGCAAATCAGGAAAGTACTAAAATAACTGGTACAAGAAACAACGATTTAATGACTTCTTACAACGAAGAAGCTTCAAAAATCCAAAAAGAAATAATGGATTTCCAAAACCAAAACGATGCTAAATTTAGAGAAGCACAACAAAAAGGAGATCAGGCAACAATGCAGGCGTTATCTAATGAAATGATGAACTTGCAAAACAAATACGTTGACCAAAACAAAAAATTTATCGGTACCAATAAAGATTCGTACATTTCTTTGTTGCTGTTAACGCAATTGGCAATGTCTGATGCTTTGACAACAGAAGAAATTAAAAAATACTACAACGCCTTCGACGCTTCTATAAAAGATACCAAAAAAGGTAAAGAGTTTGCAGATAACTTGAAAAAAATTGAAGAAAACGAAAAACAACACGCTGCAAAACAAGAAAAAGTAGCCATCGGCAAAAAAGCACCTGATTTCACAGCTAATACTCCTGAAGGTAAAGCAGAATCGTTACATAAAAACTTAGGAAAAGTAACTTTGGTAGATTTTTGGGCATCTTGGTGTGGACCTTGTCGTAAAGAAAACCCTAACGTAGTAGCACTTTACAACAAATACAAGGCACAAGGTTTTAAAGTGATTGGCGTTTCATTAGACAAAGACAAAGAAAATTGGGTAAAAGCAATCGCAGACGATAAATTAGATTGGTTACAAATATCAAACTTAAAATATTGGGACGATGAAATTGCAAAAGAATATGCAGTTGACGCAATTCCTGCAACGTTCCTATTAGATGCAAACGGAACAATTGTTGCGAAAAATTTAAGAGGTGCAGAATTAGAAGCAAAAGTTGCAGAGCTTTTAAAATAA
- a CDS encoding translation initiation factor, with product MAKKISSLEDLGGFVFSTNKDFEFNQNDETEETLDPNQQHLEAHLDKKNRGGKVATVIKGFVGSADDLKALGKDLKTLCGVGGSAKDGEIIIQGNFRDKIMDYLKNKGYKVKRVGG from the coding sequence ATGGCAAAAAAAATATCGAGTTTAGAAGATTTAGGAGGATTTGTTTTTTCTACCAATAAAGATTTTGAATTTAACCAGAATGATGAAACTGAAGAAACATTAGACCCTAACCAACAGCATTTGGAAGCGCATTTAGATAAGAAAAACCGTGGCGGAAAAGTAGCAACTGTTATTAAAGGTTTTGTTGGATCTGCCGATGATTTAAAGGCTTTAGGTAAAGATTTAAAAACCTTGTGCGGAGTTGGCGGAAGTGCGAAAGACGGCGAAATTATCATTCAGGGAAATTTTCGAGATAAAATAATGGATTACCTTAAAAATAAAGGTTATAAAGTAAAGCGAGTAGGAGGTTGA
- a CDS encoding SAM-dependent methyltransferase: MQESKKTYSNNWFNTPFYHILYKDRDYAEAQLFIDNITEYLNLPENAKVLDLACGRGRHSIYLNKLGYNVVGADLSENSIAFAKKCENDTLHFEVKDMREPFNEKFDAIFNLFTSFGYFENSEDNLTALKAIKSSLNDFGFAVLDFMNVEKVAENLKSEETKEVDGIVFNIKRWIENGYILKNIVFDFEGKHFDFTEKVKALTLEDFETLMEQAGIYLLDTFGDYKLHKFYKKESDRLIMIFK, encoded by the coding sequence ATGCAAGAATCTAAAAAAACATACAGCAATAATTGGTTTAACACCCCTTTTTATCACATTTTATATAAGGATCGAGATTATGCCGAAGCCCAGTTGTTTATTGATAATATTACCGAATATTTGAATTTACCCGAAAACGCAAAAGTGCTTGATTTGGCTTGCGGTCGCGGCAGGCATTCTATTTATTTAAACAAGTTGGGATACAATGTGGTGGGTGCCGATTTATCTGAAAACAGTATTGCTTTTGCGAAAAAGTGTGAAAATGATACGTTGCATTTTGAAGTGAAAGATATGCGCGAACCTTTTAATGAGAAATTCGATGCTATTTTTAACCTTTTTACCAGTTTTGGATATTTTGAAAACAGCGAAGATAATTTAACGGCTTTAAAAGCAATTAAAAGCAGTTTGAACGATTTTGGTTTTGCTGTACTTGATTTTATGAATGTTGAAAAAGTTGCCGAAAATTTAAAATCAGAAGAAACAAAAGAGGTCGATGGTATTGTTTTTAATATTAAAAGATGGATTGAAAACGGTTACATTTTAAAGAATATTGTTTTTGATTTTGAAGGCAAACATTTTGATTTTACCGAAAAAGTAAAAGCATTGACTTTAGAAGATTTTGAAACCTTGATGGAACAAGCCGGAATTTATTTGTTGGATACTTTTGGCGATTACAAATTACATAAATTTTACAAAAAAGAATCGGACCGTTTAATAATGATCTTTAAATAA
- a CDS encoding nucleoside phosphorylase yields MEKIKDSELILNPDGSVYHLNLKPENIANDIIFVGDQDRVESITKYFDSVEFSTQKREFKTQTGIYKGKRLTVISTGIGPDNIDIVLNELDALVNIDFTTKTVKPELTSLNIVRVGTSGSLQAAILVDSLLMSAFAIGTDNMLRSYDLQNASNQSIEKAFVNHTNWDLNKGLPYVVAADNDLVKKFKADTVFEGITVTAGGFYGAQGRVLRLKLNDELLNNKIDSFEFDGLKATNLEMETAAIYGLSKLLGHKALSLNAIVANRKNGTFSTNPNQIIDHLIQFTLNTIIR; encoded by the coding sequence ATGGAAAAAATTAAAGATTCGGAACTTATTTTAAACCCAGACGGAAGCGTTTATCATTTGAATTTGAAACCCGAAAATATTGCGAACGATATTATTTTTGTTGGCGATCAGGATCGAGTAGAATCCATTACGAAATATTTCGATTCGGTTGAATTCTCAACTCAAAAACGGGAGTTCAAAACTCAAACGGGAATTTATAAAGGCAAGCGGTTAACAGTAATTTCAACAGGAATTGGTCCGGATAATATCGATATTGTACTGAACGAATTAGACGCCTTGGTAAATATTGATTTCACAACAAAAACGGTAAAGCCTGAATTAACAAGTTTAAATATTGTTCGTGTGGGTACATCGGGTTCGTTGCAAGCAGCTATTCTTGTCGATTCTTTATTAATGTCGGCCTTCGCCATTGGTACCGATAATATGTTGCGAAGTTATGATCTGCAAAATGCTAGCAATCAATCAATAGAAAAAGCCTTTGTAAACCATACCAATTGGGATTTAAACAAAGGTTTGCCTTATGTTGTTGCTGCCGATAATGATTTAGTTAAAAAGTTTAAAGCTGATACTGTTTTTGAAGGAATTACCGTTACAGCCGGCGGATTTTACGGAGCACAAGGCAGAGTTTTACGTTTAAAACTGAACGATGAATTATTGAACAATAAAATAGATTCGTTTGAATTTGATGGTTTAAAAGCAACCAATTTAGAAATGGAAACTGCTGCAATTTACGGTTTATCAAAATTATTAGGGCATAAAGCACTGTCATTAAATGCAATTGTTGCCAACCGCAAAAACGGAACTTTTAGTACGAATCCGAATCAAATTATCGATCATTTGATTCAATTTACATTAAATACAATTATTAGATAG
- a CDS encoding transglutaminase, which produces MKASNIKLLRTLNKFSLPKPWDTIIILLLTVLTLIPVFIILHQNLIDPEWPLHLDRILLFLVITLVVTYCLHYIKRFLFFAILLYLLVLLFGTLFTGYGFKSVFEDYRSMIYAMSDNPNPQDIIVSKLLPFPNKSKILSAIEFDNPKVRNFAVGATAKHFRNIKGYREYRQIIQCFAIFKEIQSKWNYVNDPKNREYIATASESLQHFSGDCDDHSILMAASVRAIGGTPRLIHTKEHMYPEMLIGTKADLENVVYLIKEVLFVQESKGKTIHYHIDERGQIWLNLDYTARYPGGPFMSEEILGELTLN; this is translated from the coding sequence ATGAAAGCATCAAACATAAAATTATTGCGTACTCTTAACAAGTTTAGTTTGCCTAAACCTTGGGATACTATTATAATTTTATTGTTAACGGTTTTAACGCTGATTCCTGTTTTTATTATTCTGCATCAGAATTTAATAGATCCGGAATGGCCACTTCATTTAGATCGTATTTTACTTTTTTTGGTTATTACTTTAGTTGTAACTTATTGTTTACATTATATAAAACGATTTTTATTCTTTGCCATTCTTCTTTATTTATTGGTTTTACTGTTTGGAACATTGTTTACGGGATACGGCTTTAAATCGGTATTTGAAGATTATCGTTCTATGATTTACGCCATGAGCGACAATCCAAATCCGCAGGATATTATCGTTTCAAAATTGTTGCCTTTCCCAAATAAATCAAAAATTTTAAGTGCAATAGAATTTGACAATCCTAAAGTCCGAAACTTTGCTGTGGGGGCTACTGCAAAACATTTTCGAAACATTAAAGGATACAGAGAATACCGCCAAATAATTCAGTGTTTTGCTATTTTTAAGGAAATTCAAAGCAAATGGAATTATGTTAACGATCCTAAAAACCGCGAATATATTGCAACTGCGTCAGAATCTTTACAACATTTTTCGGGCGATTGCGACGATCATTCCATATTAATGGCGGCATCTGTCCGTGCAATTGGCGGAACTCCGCGACTAATTCATACAAAAGAACATATGTATCCCGAAATGCTTATTGGAACAAAAGCCGATTTAGAGAATGTGGTTTATTTAATTAAAGAAGTTTTATTTGTACAAGAATCAAAAGGCAAAACCATACATTACCATATAGACGAACGCGGACAAATTTGGTTGAATTTGGATTATACAGCAAGATATCCCGGAGGACCATTTATGAGTGAAGAAATTTTGGGAGAATTAACATTAAACTAA